From the genome of Pseudomonadota bacterium, one region includes:
- a CDS encoding nucleotidyl transferase AbiEii/AbiGii toxin family protein encodes MRLSAEKLAAEAESTGFRPEVLEKVAHLLGLLDTLQSHPFLRGKLVLKGGTALNLFVFDIPRLSMDIDLNYVGAESRDAMLEERPKIEQAVQAVFKREGYTVKRMPEQHAGGKWSLRYQSAFGQSGRLEVDINFMYRVPLWPIITMDSHPLGTWQATDIPVIDTHELAAGKLAALLSRRKARDLFDSNQILCMDSLNLERLRIAFVVYGAMNRKDWRTVSIGDVDFDAAELASQLIPTLRLGAIQGTKNAGNYGKTLVTECRQALSAVLPFNDAERKFLDLLLDKGEIDSTILTADETLQKNIQQQPLLEWKALNVRQYKGLP; translated from the coding sequence TTCAGACCGGAGGTGCTCGAAAAAGTCGCACACCTGCTGGGATTGCTCGATACCCTGCAGAGCCACCCCTTTTTGAGAGGGAAGCTGGTTCTCAAGGGTGGAACCGCTTTGAATCTCTTTGTCTTCGATATCCCGAGGCTATCGATGGACATCGACCTGAATTACGTGGGAGCCGAGAGCCGGGATGCAATGCTTGAAGAGCGTCCCAAGATCGAACAGGCGGTCCAGGCGGTTTTCAAACGGGAAGGTTATACGGTCAAACGGATGCCGGAACAACATGCAGGAGGAAAGTGGTCGCTCCGCTACCAAAGTGCCTTTGGGCAGAGCGGCAGACTCGAAGTGGACATCAATTTCATGTATCGCGTTCCCTTGTGGCCAATCATAACCATGGACTCCCACCCGCTGGGAACCTGGCAGGCCACTGATATACCGGTAATCGATACTCATGAACTCGCGGCAGGGAAACTCGCAGCTTTATTATCACGACGTAAAGCGAGAGACCTGTTCGACAGTAACCAAATCCTCTGCATGGACTCCCTCAACCTTGAACGGCTCCGGATCGCTTTCGTCGTTTACGGCGCGATGAACCGAAAGGATTGGCGCACGGTTTCGATTGGAGATGTGGATTTTGACGCTGCGGAATTGGCCAGCCAACTTATTCCTACGCTCCGCCTCGGTGCGATACAGGGGACCAAGAACGCCGGGAATTATGGAAAAACACTCGTGACGGAATGCCGGCAGGCATTATCCGCAGTATTGCCTTTCAATGATGCTGAGCGAAAATTCCTGGATTTGCTGCTTGATAAGGGCGAAATCGATTCGACAATTCTAACTGCCGATGAAACCCTCCAAAAAAATATCCAGCAGCAACCACTCCTCGAATGGAAAGCACTCAACGTTCGGCAATACAAAGGGTTGCCATAA